One segment of Hymenobacter volaticus DNA contains the following:
- a CDS encoding transposase has translation MLARLATRVGQRMRRLRASTVEPVLGSLITYYGLRHLSKKGQAGAAKVLYIAAMAYNLKKCLRFHACQPGNSVISLPAPGPVRWLILYFCNSHWCYNRHSGKIIKWLPILECVDFVSC, from the coding sequence ATGCTCGCGCGGTTGGCCACGCGGGTTGGTCAACGGATGCGGCGACTACGCGCGTCAACCGTCGAACCCGTACTGGGCAGTTTGATCACCTACTATGGCTTGCGCCACCTCAGCAAGAAGGGCCAAGCAGGAGCCGCCAAAGTCCTGTACATAGCCGCGATGGCCTATAACTTGAAGAAGTGCCTGCGCTTTCACGCCTGCCAGCCGGGCAATAGCGTGATCTCCCTACCAGCACCCGGGCCCGTTCGTTGGCTCATACTCTACTTTTGCAACAGCCACTGGTGTTATAACCGACACTCAGGAAAAATAATAAAATGGTTGCCGATTTTAGAGTGCGTTGATTTTGTGTCTTGCTAA
- a CDS encoding DUF4288 domain-containing protein, which translates to MTHETKEWYGVKLLFTYTLVGEPIPALVDALFEPDVRAYEESIVLLQAESADRAYELADQWAKQRETDYSNTYGQQVLVRLYDALDCYQVDLEEGQTLVSGVEVYSTIIEGKASQELTTFIDQAFPIQPGHKHMFLNRRFNG; encoded by the coding sequence ATGACACATGAAACTAAGGAATGGTATGGCGTTAAGTTACTGTTTACCTATACCTTGGTTGGCGAGCCTATTCCAGCTCTAGTGGATGCGCTCTTTGAGCCGGACGTGAGAGCCTACGAAGAAAGCATTGTGCTATTGCAAGCTGAATCAGCGGACAGGGCGTATGAACTGGCCGACCAGTGGGCCAAGCAACGCGAAACGGACTACAGCAATACGTATGGCCAACAGGTCCTCGTCCGTTTATACGACGCACTGGATTGTTATCAAGTAGACCTAGAAGAGGGACAGACCCTGGTGAGTGGGGTGGAAGTATATTCCACTATCATCGAAGGCAAGGCTAGCCAAGAACTAACCACGTTTATTGATCAAGCTTTTCCTATTCAGCCTGGTCACAAACACATGTTCCTAAACAGACGGTTTAATGGCTAA
- a CDS encoding Crp/Fnr family transcriptional regulator: MVETFRKYVTARGSFTEAELEQIEAVAMVKNLKRRQFLLREGEVCRHMAFVVSGSMRLYRTDEYAVEHIIRFATENWWISDHESFHNGQPAKGAVDALEDSQLLLWSRENWDLLKKEIPAFNALQTQLISRTFDAQVDRLYAAISRSPEERYHAFVKAFPGFYQRVPLHMIASYLGVSRKTLGRIRKQASSG, translated from the coding sequence ATGGTTGAAACGTTTCGAAAGTATGTAACCGCGAGAGGCTCCTTTACCGAGGCCGAACTCGAGCAGATAGAAGCTGTTGCGATGGTCAAGAACCTAAAGCGCCGGCAATTTTTACTGCGGGAAGGCGAGGTCTGCCGCCACATGGCCTTTGTCGTGAGCGGTTCCATGCGGCTCTACCGCACCGATGAGTATGCGGTAGAACACATTATCCGCTTTGCCACGGAGAACTGGTGGATTAGCGACCACGAAAGTTTTCACAACGGGCAACCAGCAAAAGGGGCAGTTGATGCGCTGGAAGACAGCCAGTTGTTGCTGTGGTCGCGAGAAAACTGGGACCTGCTCAAAAAAGAAATCCCCGCCTTCAACGCCCTGCAAACCCAGTTGATAAGCCGCACGTTTGATGCGCAGGTTGACCGACTCTACGCGGCCATCAGCCGCAGTCCGGAAGAGCGGTACCACGCGTTTGTAAAAGCCTTTCCCGGCTTTTATCAACGCGTACCCTTACATATGATTGCTTCCTATTTAGGGGTATCCCGCAAAACCTTGGGCCGTATCCGCAAGCAGGCTAGCTCCGGTTAA
- a CDS encoding HEAT repeat domain-containing protein: protein MLDFLLALLDQPDVLVRNRACIALHEIGDSRAVPALLQAIRKPENEAYRGSLVYALEYLDCQHLLPDLFDLLFYGDSEVQMGAKRILDHQSFTFRAMISTP from the coding sequence GTGTTGGATTTCTTACTCGCCCTGCTCGATCAACCCGATGTGTTGGTTCGCAACCGAGCTTGTATTGCCTTGCATGAGATCGGCGATAGCCGGGCCGTCCCGGCGCTCCTGCAGGCGATTCGCAAACCAGAGAATGAGGCATATCGCGGCAGTTTGGTGTACGCGCTGGAGTATCTGGATTGCCAGCACTTACTACCTGATCTGTTTGACTTACTGTTTTATGGCGATTCCGAGGTGCAAATGGGCGCCAAACGCATCTTAGACCACCAATCCTTTACCTTCCGGGCGATGATCTCTACGCCATAA
- a CDS encoding YitT family protein, with protein sequence MMWWALLILARIRAKNFARSGSATPMGKAEAPAPTITSHLRPPAVRQWRQGQLSVAGMFSAALGLKGFRLPKGLIGGEITGLSWVSSSVSGAFWSLLVIQVPFLVLGYSSLGQKFALRTLETLWALAGGISSFPYPLA encoded by the coding sequence ATGATGTGGTGGGCTCTCCTTATTCTAGCGCGCATCCGGGCGAAGAATTTCGCCCGGTCAGGGAGTGCTACCCCTATGGGGAAAGCAGAGGCCCCGGCACCGACAATTACTTCTCACCTTCGGCCGCCCGCAGTTCGTCAGTGGCGGCAAGGCCAGTTATCAGTGGCAGGCATGTTTTCGGCCGCTTTGGGCTTGAAAGGATTCCGGCTCCCCAAGGGCTTGATCGGCGGCGAAATAACGGGGCTCTCGTGGGTGAGTAGTTCGGTAAGCGGAGCGTTTTGGTCGCTGCTGGTGATCCAGGTACCCTTTCTCGTCTTAGGCTATTCCTCTCTCGGCCAAAAGTTCGCGCTAAGAACGCTGGAAACCCTTTGGGCCCTGGCAGGCGGCATCTCTTCCTTCCCTTATCCCCTTGCATGA
- a CDS encoding SDR family NAD(P)-dependent oxidoreductase, whose amino-acid sequence MDITRDESVQQAVTSTLEKYGHLDVLVNNAGITGFGLLEATSIAQMKNLFEVNLFGVVRAYQAVLPSMRAHKSGLIINISSGFGVVATPFVVPYQMTKFGLEALTEGIRHEVKGYGIETVSVLPGPFPTEIGAKAASYGPDRPEVVAAYGPAMQTALEQFGGIMEGKITEYRMDAQEVADAVSRLIAMKDGTRPFQTTVNRMTADLEQEYADSKNPFKTIWMERMGGVRIDQCWVSLKR is encoded by the coding sequence ATGGATATCACCCGCGACGAGTCGGTTCAGCAGGCCGTCACGTCGACCCTCGAAAAGTATGGTCATTTAGACGTCCTAGTCAATAACGCGGGCATCACCGGGTTTGGGCTACTCGAGGCGACCTCGATTGCCCAGATGAAAAATCTGTTTGAGGTCAATCTGTTCGGCGTGGTACGGGCCTATCAGGCAGTGTTGCCGTCGATGCGAGCACATAAATCGGGGCTGATTATCAACATCTCCAGCGGGTTTGGCGTGGTGGCGACCCCCTTTGTTGTGCCCTACCAAATGACCAAGTTCGGGCTGGAAGCCCTCACAGAAGGCATCCGGCACGAAGTGAAAGGGTACGGCATCGAAACCGTATCCGTATTGCCCGGACCATTTCCGACGGAAATAGGGGCCAAAGCCGCCAGCTATGGGCCGGACCGGCCGGAAGTAGTAGCGGCGTACGGACCGGCTATGCAAACGGCCCTGGAGCAGTTTGGCGGCATCATGGAGGGGAAAATAACCGAGTACCGCATGGATGCCCAGGAGGTAGCTGACGCGGTTTCCCGGCTTATCGCGATGAAAGATGGCACCCGTCCTTTCCAGACGACCGTTAACCGAATGACGGCCGACTTGGAACAAGAGTACGCCGACTCCAAAAACCCTTTCAAAACCATTTGGATGGAGCGAATGGGTGGGGTGCGTATTGACCAGTGCTGGGTGAGCCTTAAGCGCTAG
- a CDS encoding T9SS type A sorting domain-containing protein, translating into MKLFLPLILALPALPGFSQTLTNQGAILTVEAGATLYVAGGVLNQAGSTLTNAGTLHLEGDLTNAGTFTSPGLLLFAGTRTQVFRPGTAAVSAITLRNTGAAGANRLLVTQDLVITSLLTLTRGLVRTQGMETGAPLATLSLPDGGRIVGEGPGQYVQGRLALTRASVSAATGPVDFSNGLVLDSNEQNLGPVTVTRTAGLHAAGISYGTTVGGTRGIDRLWQVAARQPLSAPVSATVSWISDDDNGLDFTTSAQLWQADQASGPWTRQGAPATSSARRFTAIVTQLGVLTISNSSTSRPLTPESRSVGFTAQLYPNPVRGSEVPTLLVYIADAGPLSWQLTDALGRTLRSQTAPLLPGTNVLPLGPANGLPPGVYLVRIQQGTHHQVIQLIRE; encoded by the coding sequence ATGAAACTTTTCCTTCCCCTGATCCTCGCGCTGCCCGCCCTCCCCGGCTTCTCCCAAACCCTGACCAACCAGGGGGCCATCCTCACGGTCGAAGCCGGTGCCACGCTCTACGTGGCCGGGGGCGTGCTCAACCAGGCCGGTAGCACCCTGACCAACGCCGGCACGCTGCACCTCGAGGGCGACCTGACTAACGCGGGTACCTTCACCTCGCCGGGCCTGCTGCTGTTCGCGGGTACCCGCACCCAAGTCTTCCGCCCCGGCACGGCCGCCGTATCGGCTATCACCCTCCGCAACACGGGCGCGGCGGGCGCCAACCGCTTGCTGGTCACTCAGGACCTAGTGATCACCTCCTTGCTTACCCTGACCCGGGGTCTGGTGCGCACGCAGGGGATGGAGACGGGTGCCCCGCTGGCCACGCTAAGCCTGCCTGACGGGGGACGGATCGTGGGCGAAGGTCCCGGCCAGTACGTGCAGGGCCGCCTGGCTTTGACGCGCGCAAGCGTGAGTGCCGCTACGGGTCCGGTCGACTTCAGCAATGGGCTGGTGCTTGATTCAAACGAGCAGAACCTAGGACCCGTCACGGTCACGCGCACGGCGGGCCTGCACGCCGCAGGGATAAGCTACGGCACCACTGTGGGCGGCACCCGGGGTATCGACCGGCTCTGGCAGGTGGCGGCTCGCCAGCCGCTCAGTGCTCCCGTTTCGGCCACCGTGAGTTGGATCAGCGACGACGATAATGGCCTCGACTTCACGACATCCGCCCAGCTCTGGCAGGCCGACCAAGCCAGCGGCCCCTGGACCCGGCAGGGCGCCCCGGCCACCAGCAGCGCCCGCCGCTTCACAGCCATCGTGACGCAACTCGGGGTGCTAACGATCAGCAACTCGAGCACCTCGCGGCCCCTGACGCCAGAGAGCCGCTCCGTCGGCTTTACCGCGCAGCTCTACCCTAATCCAGTGCGCGGCAGCGAAGTGCCGACCCTGCTGGTGTACATTGCCGACGCCGGCCCCCTCAGCTGGCAGCTGACTGATGCGCTGGGGCGTACACTGAGGAGCCAGACCGCCCCCTTGCTTCCTGGGACCAATGTATTGCCTCTCGGCCCCGCCAACGGCTTACCACCCGGCGTCTACCTAGTACGAATACAACAAGGGACCCATCACCAGGTAATCCAGCTGATACGAGAATAA
- a CDS encoding transposase, which produces MADWRDSRYLLAIVDATQQRLNGFALAMTTVIADAGYSSGENYEQLEERGLTGYIPAHGKYKVEHAGFTYDAARDRYTCSQSKQLTFDKVFVDAQGNPKKRYMAKAAECKVCPLAAQCKGKKAREKRLHHTPTKLIMSACSRGWPRGLVNGCGDYARQPSNPYWAV; this is translated from the coding sequence TTGGCTGACTGGCGCGACAGCCGGTATTTGCTGGCCATTGTAGACGCTACGCAGCAACGGTTAAACGGCTTCGCGCTGGCCATGACTACTGTTATCGCGGATGCCGGCTACAGCTCAGGGGAGAACTACGAGCAGCTGGAGGAACGTGGTCTGACCGGCTATATTCCGGCCCATGGCAAATACAAAGTCGAGCACGCCGGCTTTACTTACGATGCGGCCCGTGACCGCTATACCTGCAGCCAGAGTAAGCAGCTGACGTTTGACAAGGTGTTCGTCGATGCGCAGGGTAATCCTAAGAAACGCTACATGGCCAAGGCCGCCGAGTGCAAGGTCTGTCCGCTGGCGGCACAATGCAAAGGCAAGAAGGCCCGCGAGAAACGGCTACATCATACCCCTACAAAGCTCATTATGAGCGCATGCTCGCGCGGTTGGCCACGCGGGTTGGTCAACGGATGCGGCGACTACGCGCGTCAACCGTCGAACCCGTACTGGGCAGTTTGA
- a CDS encoding transposase — protein sequence MFVKLLLVGHLENITSDRKLLELAQLHLGIRAFLGYDLAQPLPWHSTVSRTRQRLPVSVFEACFTHIVGLCIQQGLVSGHTQAVDSAYIKANASMSRLQSKRSRTSTQATTNAAPPTPHASPLRWTACSISNAFMPPSARLPRPKADDSLAT from the coding sequence GTGTTTGTCAAGCTGCTCTTGGTCGGCCACTTGGAGAATATCACCTCCGATCGCAAACTCCTGGAACTGGCGCAATTGCATCTGGGTATCCGTGCCTTTTTGGGCTATGATCTGGCCCAGCCCTTGCCCTGGCATAGTACCGTCTCGCGAACGCGGCAACGCTTACCGGTCTCCGTCTTTGAAGCTTGCTTTACGCACATTGTCGGGTTGTGCATTCAGCAGGGCCTGGTCAGCGGCCATACTCAAGCCGTTGATTCCGCTTACATTAAAGCCAATGCCTCCATGAGCCGGCTCCAGTCCAAGCGTTCAAGGACCTCCACGCAGGCGACAACCAACGCAGCCCCGCCAACGCCCCATGCATCACCGCTTCGGTGGACCGCTTGCAGCATATCCAACGCTTTCATGCCGCCATCCGCAAGGCTGCCCCGACCAAAAGCGGACGACTCGTTAGCAACCTGA
- a CDS encoding tail fiber domain-containing protein, which yields MMVNFSPSWGLLLLLAFPLAAQAQNGVGIGTTAPDASAALDIVSSAKGALLPRLTAAQRTAITRPATGLLVFQTDGPAGFYFNRGTPAAPDWQPMGAGGGDNLGNHTATQALQLQGNALTGTGASVGTAVGLGVRADGGLNLGQNTVGNNLYLGFQAGQANTTGSGNVFSGFQSGENNTTGYNNVFSGYQSGRSNTTGNFNVFSGAYSGYNTTTGSFNVFSGNSSGISNTTGTGNVFSGDRAGQANTTGSDNVFTGFQSGFNNTTGNFNVFSGYQSGRSNTTGRDNVFSGNQSGFNNTTGSNNVFSGTSSGRSNTTGTDNVFNGTNSGLSNTTGRDNVFSGANSGRSNTTGTGNVFSGTNSGFNTTTGTGNVFSGDRAGEANTTGNFNVFSGYLSGYSNTTGSNNVFSGTSSGRSNTTGTDNVFSGSGSGASNTTGYNNVFSGANSGRSNTTGNFNVFNGTNSGIANTTGTGNLFSGTDSGLSNTEGSFNVFNGYGSGLNNRTGSHNVFSGTYSGVDNITGSDNVFTGFQSGYRNNTGSGNVFSGTNSGYNNTTGIYNTFSGGLSGRSNTEGSFNVFNGYESGLNNSTGSNNVFSGYLSGLSNTIGFGSVFSGTNSGRSNTSGNLNVFSGYQSGFDNTTGSENLFSGSFSGFVNRTGSNNVFSGANSGRSNTTGSGNVFNGTDSGRSNTTGSNNTALGQGAGPTSGALTNATALGYQARVSQSNSLVLGGTGASAVRVGIGTEAPGYLLDVAGDIRVNATVYTSDARFKQQVRPLAGALAAVLQLRGVRYTWNTLGVAHGGTVGTEQVGLLAQEVEKIYPELVSTDKEGYKAINYAQLTPVLIEALKELAAQNAALQARTATAEAKAAQATATTAAFETRLRALEAGSGQAQR from the coding sequence ATGATGGTAAACTTTTCCCCCTCATGGGGCCTGCTGCTGCTGCTGGCCTTCCCCCTTGCTGCCCAAGCTCAGAACGGCGTCGGCATTGGCACCACCGCCCCTGATGCCTCGGCGGCCCTCGATATCGTCTCGTCAGCCAAGGGGGCATTGCTGCCGCGCCTGACCGCAGCCCAGCGCACGGCCATCACCCGCCCGGCCACGGGCCTGCTCGTGTTTCAAACCGATGGGCCGGCCGGCTTCTACTTCAACCGGGGCACCCCCGCGGCCCCGGACTGGCAGCCAATGGGTGCCGGCGGCGGCGACAACCTGGGCAACCATACCGCCACCCAAGCGCTGCAATTGCAAGGTAATGCCTTAACGGGCACGGGAGCCAGCGTCGGCACGGCCGTGGGCCTGGGCGTACGCGCCGATGGTGGCTTGAACCTGGGCCAGAATACCGTTGGCAACAACCTCTACCTCGGTTTCCAGGCCGGGCAAGCCAACACGACGGGTAGTGGTAACGTGTTCAGTGGTTTTCAAAGCGGCGAAAACAACACGACGGGCTACAACAATGTGTTCAGTGGCTATCAAAGTGGCCGCAGCAATACCACGGGCAACTTCAATGTGTTCAGCGGGGCTTACAGTGGCTATAACACCACGACGGGCAGCTTCAACGTGTTTAGCGGCAACAGCAGCGGCATCAGCAACACGACGGGTACCGGCAACGTGTTCAGCGGCGACCGGGCCGGGCAGGCCAACACCACGGGCAGTGACAACGTGTTCACTGGTTTTCAAAGCGGCTTCAACAATACCACGGGCAACTTCAACGTGTTTAGTGGCTATCAAAGCGGCCGCAGTAATACCACAGGCCGCGATAACGTGTTTAGCGGCAATCAAAGCGGCTTCAATAACACGACGGGCAGCAACAACGTGTTCAGCGGTACCAGCAGCGGCAGAAGCAACACCACGGGTACGGATAACGTGTTCAACGGTACCAACAGCGGTCTGAGCAATACGACGGGCCGCGACAACGTATTTAGCGGCGCCAACAGCGGCCGTAGCAACACCACCGGCACCGGCAACGTGTTTAGTGGCACTAACAGTGGCTTCAATACCACCACCGGCACGGGCAACGTATTTAGCGGCGACCGGGCCGGGGAAGCCAACACCACGGGCAACTTCAACGTGTTCAGCGGCTATCTCAGTGGCTACAGCAACACGACCGGTAGCAACAACGTGTTTAGTGGCACCAGCAGTGGCCGCAGCAATACCACCGGCACGGATAACGTGTTCAGCGGCTCCGGCAGTGGGGCCAGCAACACGACGGGCTATAACAATGTGTTCAGTGGCGCTAACAGCGGCCGCAGTAATACCACCGGCAACTTCAATGTGTTCAATGGTACGAACAGTGGTATTGCTAACACGACGGGCACCGGCAACCTGTTCAGTGGCACCGATAGCGGCCTCAGCAATACCGAGGGCAGCTTTAACGTGTTCAACGGGTATGGAAGCGGCCTCAATAACCGCACGGGTAGCCACAACGTGTTCAGCGGCACCTATAGTGGCGTCGATAATATCACCGGTAGTGACAACGTGTTCACTGGCTTTCAAAGCGGCTATCGGAACAATACGGGCAGCGGCAACGTGTTTAGTGGCACCAACAGCGGCTACAACAATACGACGGGCATCTACAACACATTCAGCGGTGGTTTAAGCGGCCGCAGCAATACCGAGGGCAGCTTCAACGTGTTCAACGGGTATGAAAGTGGCCTCAACAATAGCACGGGCAGCAATAACGTGTTCAGCGGTTATCTAAGCGGCCTCAGCAACACGATCGGCTTCGGCAGCGTATTCAGCGGCACCAACAGCGGCCGCAGCAACACGAGCGGTAACTTGAACGTGTTCAGCGGCTATCAAAGCGGCTTCGACAACACGACGGGCAGCGAGAACCTGTTCAGCGGCAGTTTCAGCGGCTTCGTCAACCGCACGGGCAGCAACAACGTGTTCAGCGGCGCCAACAGCGGCCGCAGCAACACGACGGGCAGTGGCAATGTGTTCAACGGCACCGACAGCGGCCGCAGCAATACCACGGGCAGCAACAACACCGCCCTGGGCCAAGGCGCCGGCCCCACTTCCGGTGCGCTGACCAACGCCACGGCTCTGGGCTACCAAGCCCGGGTGAGCCAAAGCAATTCCCTCGTGCTCGGTGGCACCGGGGCTTCTGCCGTGCGCGTTGGCATCGGGACGGAAGCGCCGGGCTACCTGCTCGATGTAGCGGGCGATATCCGGGTGAACGCGACCGTCTACACCTCCGATGCCCGCTTCAAGCAGCAGGTGCGTCCACTGGCCGGCGCGCTGGCCGCGGTGCTGCAGCTACGCGGCGTGCGCTACACCTGGAACACCCTGGGCGTGGCCCACGGCGGTACGGTCGGCACCGAGCAGGTGGGTCTGCTGGCGCAGGAGGTGGAAAAAATCTACCCTGAGCTAGTGAGCACCGACAAAGAAGGCTACAAAGCGATCAACTATGCCCAGCTGACGCCCGTGCTCATCGAGGCCCTCAAAGAACTAGCAGCCCAAAATGCCGCGCTGCAAGCGCGCACCGCCACGGCCGAAGCCAAAGCAGCCCAGGCCACGGCCACCACTGCCGCCTTCGAGACGCGGCTACGGGCCCTGGAAGCCGGCAGTGGGCAAGCCCAGCGCTAA
- a CDS encoding T9SS type A sorting domain-containing protein, producing the protein MDALGRVLVTGRSESGLGSSQQFATVAYTQASQATAKVLSATTQPTASASPASGQQLAVYPNPATGPTTIRFRPVLDGPAQVLVYNQLGQQVATLYDGPVRQGHSYELSLRSEQLPAGLYTCSLLVSGQRESVRLVVTH; encoded by the coding sequence GTGGATGCCCTCGGCCGAGTGCTGGTAACGGGACGCTCGGAAAGCGGCCTTGGTTCCAGCCAGCAATTTGCGACCGTTGCGTACACGCAAGCCTCCCAAGCGACGGCGAAGGTCTTGAGTGCAACAACCCAGCCAACGGCGTCTGCTTCGCCAGCAAGCGGGCAGCAGTTGGCCGTGTATCCAAACCCCGCAACGGGCCCCACCACCATTCGCTTCCGGCCCGTGCTCGATGGGCCCGCGCAGGTGCTTGTCTACAATCAACTGGGCCAGCAGGTAGCCACCTTGTACGACGGGCCCGTGCGGCAAGGGCATTCCTACGAGTTGTCGTTGCGTAGCGAACAGTTACCAGCGGGTTTGTACACCTGTTCGCTGCTCGTTAGCGGCCAGCGCGAATCAGTGCGCCTCGTCGTGACCCATTAA